The Equus przewalskii isolate Varuska chromosome 5, EquPr2, whole genome shotgun sequence genome window below encodes:
- the LOC103558882 gene encoding keratin, type II cytoskeletal 6A-like, with protein sequence MSSKSIRKSQTITHHGFSAGSARLPGAGHSGFSSISVSRSRGSGGLGGVCGGAGFGSRSLYNLGGSKRISIGGGSCAISGGYGGRVGGGFGFGGGAGSGFGFGGAAGAGFGLGGGAGFVGGYGGSGFPVCPPGGIQEVTVNQSLLTPLNLQIDPTIQRVRTEEREQIKTLNNKFASFIDKVSQEDRPSRRISESPDEELQTKVARRRDNLHSTKQETAELNHVIQRLRSDANRTQKQCANLQATTAGAEQCGELALQDAKNKLAGLEDALQKAKQDMAQLLKEYQELMNVQLALDVEIATYRKLLEGEECRLSGEGVGQVNISMVQSTVSRGYGSSSSVGGGVGLGGGSGYSYGSGIGGGFSSTGGGSSTIEYTTSSTSSRKSCQH encoded by the exons ATGTCTAGCAAATCCATCAGGAAGAGCCAAACCATCACCCACCATGGCTTCAGTGCCGGCTCAGCCAGACTCCCTGGGGCCGGCCACTCTGGCTTCAGCAGCATCTCCGTGTCCCGCTCCAGGGGCAGTGGCGGGCTCGGTGGAGTGTGTGGAGGAGCTGGCTTCGGCAGCCGCAGCCTCTATAACCTGGGGGGCTCCAAGAGGATCTCCATCGGAGGGGGCAGCTGTGCCATCAGTGGTGGATATGGTGGCAGAGTTGGAGGTGGCTTTGGCTTTGGAGGTGGAGCCGGGAGTGGATTTGGTTTCGGCGGTGCAGCTGGTGCTGGCTTTGGGCTCGGTGGTGGCGCTGGCTTTGTTGGTGGCTATGGTGGCTCTGGCTTCCCTGTGTGCCCTCCTGGAGGCATCCAAGAGGTCACCGTCAACCAGAGCCTCCTCACTCCTCTGAACCTGCAAATCGACCCCACCATCCAGCGGGTGAGGACTGAGGAGCGGGAGCAGATCAAGACCCTCAACAACAAGTTCGCCTCCTTCATCGACAAGGTGAGCCAGGAGGACCGGCCCTCCAGGAGGATTTCAGAGTCCCCA GATGAGGAGCTGCAAACCAAGGTGGCCAGACGAAGGGACAACCTACACAGCACCAAGCAGGAGACTGCTGAGCTCAACCATGTGATCCAGAGACTGAGATCTGACGCCAACCGCACCCAAAAGCAG TGTGCCAACCTGCAGGCCACCACTGCTGGTGCTGAGCAGTGTGGAGAGCTGGCCCTCCAGGATGCCAAGAATAAGCTGGCTGGTCTGGAGGATGCCCTACAAAAGGCCAAGCAAGACATGGCCCAGCTGCTGAAGGAGTACCAGGAGCTGATGAATGTCCAGCTGGCCCTGGATGTGGAGATTGCCACCTACAGGAAGTTGCTAGAAGGCGAGGAGTGCAG GCTGAGTGGGGAAGGCGTTGGACAAGTCAACATCT CCATGGTGCAGTCCACCGTCTCCAGAGGCTATGGCAGCTCCAGCAGCGTTGGCGGTGGCGTAGGCCTGGGTGGAGGCAGCGGCTACTCCTATGGCAGTGGCATTGGAGGTGGCTTCAGTTCCACCGGGGGCGGCAGTTCCACCATTGAATacaccacctcctccacctccagcagGAAGAGCTGCCAGCACTGA
- the LOC103545129 gene encoding keratin, type II cytoskeletal 6A-like: MSSKSIRKSQTITHCGFSAGSARLPGAGHSGFSSISVSRSRGSGGLGGVCGGAGFGSRSLYNLGGSKRISIGGGSCAISGGYGGRVGGGFGFGGGAGSGFGFGGGAGAGFGLGGGAGFVGGYGGSGFPVCPPGGIQEVTVNQSLLTPLNLQIDPTIQRVRTEEREQIKTLNNKFASFIDKVRFLEQQNKVLDTKWTLLQEQGTKTVRQNLEPLFEQYINNLRRQLDSILGERSRLDSELRGMQDLMEDFKNKYEEEINKRTTAENEFVTLKKDVDAAYMNKVELQAKVDSLTDEINFLRAFYDAELAQMQTHISDTSVVLSMDNNRSLDLDSIIAEVKAQYEEIAQRSRAEAESWYQSKYEELQVTAGRHGDDLRNTKQEISEINRMIQRLRSEIDHVKKQCANLQTAIADAEQRGEMALKDAKNKLAGLEDALQKAKQDMARLLKEYQELMNVKLALDVEIATYRKLIEGEECRLSGEGVGQVNISVVQSTVSGGYGGSSSVGGGVGLGGGSGYSYGSGIGGGFSSSSGRGIGGGFSSTGGGSSTIKYTTTSTSSRKSYQH; encoded by the exons ATGTCTAGCAAATCCATCAGGAAGAGCCAAACCATCACCCACTGTGGCTTCAGCGCCGGCTCAGCCAGACTCCCTGGGGCCGGCCACTCTGGCTTCAGCAGCATCTCCGTGTCCCGCTCCAGGGGCAGTGGCGGGCTCGGTGGAGTGTGTGGAGGAGCTGGCTTCGGCAGCCGCAGCCTCTATAACCTGGGGGGCTCCAAGAGGATCTCCATCGGAGGGGGCAGCTGTGCCATCAGTGGTGGATATGGTGGCAGAGTTGGAGGTGGCTTTGGCTTTGGAGGTGGAGCCGGGAGTGGATTTGGTTTCGGCGGTGGAGCTGGTGCTGGCTTTGGGCTCGGTGGTGGCGCTGGCTTTGTTGGTGGCTATGGTGGCTCTGGCTTCCCTGTGTGCCCTCCTGGAGGCATCCAAGAGGTCACCGTCAACCAGAGCCTCCTCACTCCTCTGAACCTGCAAATCGACCCCACCATCCAGCGGGTGAGGACTGAGGAGCGGGAGCAGATCAAGACCCTCAACAACAAGTTCGCCTCCTTCATCGACAAG GTGCGCTTCCTGGAACAGCAGAACAAGGTCCTGGACACCAAGTGGACCCTGCTCCAGGAGCAGGGCACCAAGACCGTGAGGCAGAACCTGGAACCCTTGTTCGAGCAGTACATCAACAACCTCAGGAGACAGCTGGACAGTATCCTCGGGGAGAGAAGCCGCCTGGACTCGGAGCTCAGGGGCATGCAGGACCTGATGGAGGACTTCAAGAATAA ATatgaagaagaaatcaacaaGCGCACGACAGCAGAGAATGAATTTGTCACTCTGAAGAAG GATGTGGATGCTGCCTACATGAATAAGGTTGAACTACAAGCCAAGGTAGACAGCCTCACAGATGAGATCAACTTCTTGAGAGCCTTCTATGACGCA GAACTGGCTCAGATGCAAACCCACATCTCAGACACTTCTGTGGTCCTCTCCATGGACAACAACCGTAGCCTGGATCTGGACAGCATCATCGCCGAAGTCAAAGCCCAATATGAGGAGATCGCTCAGAGGAGCCGGGCTGAGGCTGAGTCCTGGTACCAGAGCAAG TACGAGGAGCTGCAGGTCACAGCGGGCAGACACGGCGACGACCTGCGCAACACCAAGCAGGAGATTTCTGAGATCAACCGCATGATCCAGAGGCTGAGATCTGAGATCGACCACGTCAAGAAGCAG TGCGCCAACCTGCAGACTGCCATTGCTGATGCTGAGCAGCGTGGAGAAATGGCCCTCAAGGATGCCAAGAATAAGCTGGCTGGTCTGGAGGATGCCCTGCAGAAGGCCAAGCAAGACATGGCCCGGCTGCTGAAGGAGTACCAGGAGCTGATGAATGTCAAGCTGGCCCTGGACGTGGAGATCGCCACCTACAGGAAGCTGATAGAAGGCGAGGAGTGCAG GCTGAGTGGGGAAGGCGTTGGACAAGTCAACATCT CCGTGGTGCAGTCCACCGTCTCCGGCGGCTATGGCGGCTCCAGCAGCGTTGGCGGTGGCGTAGGCCTGGGTGGAGGCAGCGGCTACTCCTATGGCAGTGGCATTGGAGGTGGCTTCAGTTCCAGCAGTGGCAGAGGCATTGGAGGTGGCTTCAGTTCCACTGGGGGCGGCAGTTCCACCATCAAATACACCACCACCTCAACCTCCAGCAGGAAGAGCTACCAGCACTGA